In Apostichopus japonicus isolate 1M-3 chromosome 3, ASM3797524v1, whole genome shotgun sequence, a single genomic region encodes these proteins:
- the LOC139965545 gene encoding CCR4-NOT transcription complex subunit 10-like isoform X1, with the protein MADKKSGSNNNHEEKELSQAARKEFEAKNFSACMDKLKILSTMSQTNPKVQHNMCVCHFHQSGFQHVENLKKGLKQVYNMVQVDPDNAPSVEDTDHAVLFFNQAVILYHQRQHNQAIKILEKLFQVIEPLGTYLATFREDKLALQVLLLLAEACLCTQQPDKALRPLSYIDKQMTSSKQGGDKTEGKESKETDSDFVSLCERNKAKIHQLKTKCYLQLKHMRFCKRELKSVMTSSSSGHPSAALFLKSNFEYERGNYKKAIKLLTGAHHESDHWQTGESVPVMYYNNLGCVHFYMGKYHLSCHYAKKALSENADAVQVLIKKSSQRRTSRPLHTMGFSRHYELLYNAGIQLLHAGRPLAAFDSLIETVQVYSTNPRLWLRLAECCIAAHQGTPGPESVSKGIPDANRHGIVKSVIGSGPHRRVVINQGVTEKKYSNEVKSAAIPVASLEFGSLCLCNALSLLPSKITLPADSFSSTSLSSDPSDVSDSSSTSTGAKTTTPLMGTSGAPPGPPLKAHEILNLRCSVLACSSYVSLVLGDNVVALQHAKDLLAIPGLAGSLKFLGHLYAAEALVHLNRITDALQHLSADNAHDVSVIYPASPEQERDKDRSDKSDGASGDGTDSQEVHGSRVRQSHPSTSESAKATVLINLASSLALCGEWDKARKCIMKACSLLPIHEMPQEALFLAIYLELQSGNIPAALQMIKKQQIIPQFKAVDVQWNNAQNINSSSPSMMAPNPWPDNSPWRN; encoded by the exons ATGGCAGACAAAAAGAGTGGATCTAATAATAACCATGAAGAAAAGGAACTTTCACAAGCAGCCCGAAAAGAGTTTGAGGCCAAGAACTTTTCAGCTTGCATGGACAAGCTCAAAATTTTAAGCACCATGTCACAGACTAATCCAAAGGTACAGCACAACATGTGTGTCTGCCATTTCCATCAATCAGGATTTCAACATGTAGAAAACTTGAAGAAGGGTCTCAAACAAGTTTATAATATG GTTCAGGTTGATCCAGATAATGCTCCATCTGTAGAAGATACAGATCATGCTGTCCTCTTCTTCAATCAAGCAGTCATTCTCTATCATCAAAGACAACACAACCAGGCTATAAAGATTCTGGAGAAGCTCTTCCAAGTTATCGAACCTCTCGGTACGTATCTAGCCACATTCAGAG AGGACAAGCTGGCGTTGCAGGTTCTTCTACTGTTAGCCGAGGCTTGTTTGTGTACACAACAGCCAGACAAGGCCCTCAGACCTCTCAGTTACATTGACAAACAGATGACCAGTAGTAAACAAGGCGGGGATAAGACCGAG GGTAAAGAAAGTAAAGAGACAGACTCGGACTTTGTGTCGTTGTGTGAGAGGAACAAAGCAAAAATTCACCAG CTCAAGACCAAATGTTACCTGCAGTTGAAACACATGAGGTTTTGTAAACGTGAACTCAAGTCAGTTATGACATCATCGTCCTCTGGG CACCCATCAGCTGCTCTCTTTCTGAAGAGCAACTTTGAATACGAGAGGGGCAACTACAAGAAAGCCATCAAGCTGTTAACGGGTGCTCATCACGAGTCGGACCACTGGCAGACCGGGGAATCCGTACCGGTCATGTATTATAACAATCTAGGATGTGTACATTTTTACATGGGAAAATATCATCTCTCGTGCCACTATGCCAAGAAGGCCTTATCGGAGAACGCAGACGCTGTGCAAGTATTGATTAAGAAATCGA GCCAAAGGAGGACGAGTCGACCCTTACACACGATGGGCTTCAGCCGTCACTATGAGTTACTCTACAACGCGGGCATTCAGTTACTGCACGCAGGAAGGCCCCTAGCAGCTTTTGACAGCTTGATTGAAACCGTTCAGGTGTATTCAACTAATCCCAGGCTCTGGCTACGACTGGCGGAATGCTGCATAGCAGCTCACCAAGGAACGCCT GGACCAGAGTCTGTGTCTAAAGGGATACCCGATGCCAACAGGCATGGTATCGTGAAGAGTGTCATAGGATCAGGACCACACAGAAGGGTTGTCATCAATCAAGGTGTCACAGAGAAGAAATACAG cAATGAAGTCAAATCTGCTGCCATTCCTGTGGCATCGCTGGAGTTTGGTTCCTTGTGTCTCTGTAATGCTCTATCTCTGCTGCCCTCTAAGATCACTTTACCGGCGGATTCATTCTCCTCTACCAGCCTGTCCAGCGATCCTTCCGATGTGTCAGATAGCAG TTCAACAAGCACTGGAGCTAAGACCACCACCCCATTGATGGGTACCTCAGGGGCACCTCCTGGTCCTCCTCTGAAGGCACATGAAATTCTGAATCTGAGATGTTCTGTGCTGGCCTGCAGTTCGTACGTCTCGTTAGTCTTGGGGGATAATGTGGTCGCTCTTCAGCATGCCAAGGATCTGCTGGCCATACCAGGCTTAGCTGGATCACTAAA ATTCCTTGGTCATTTATATGCAGCAGAGGCACTGGTTCACCTCAATAGAATTACCGATGCTCTTCAACATCTGTCTGCTGATAATGCTCATGATGTATCTGTTATCTACCCTGCCTCTCCTGAACAAG AGAGAGATAAAGACAGGTCGGATAAAAGTGATGGAGCTAGTGGAGATGGGACCGACTCTCAGGAAGTGCATGGGTCAAGGGTCAGACAAAGTCACCCTTCTACTTCTGAATCTGCCAAGGCAACAGTTTTGATTAATCTGGCCAGTTCTCTAGCTTTATGTGGCGAATGGGACAAGGCTCGCAAATGCATAATGAAG GCATGCAGCTTACTGCCAATCCATGAAATGCCCCAGGAAGCTTTATTCTTGGCTATCTACCTCGAACTGCAAAGCG GAAATATTCCAGCGGCTCTCCAGATGATAAAGAAACAGCAAATAATTCCGCAGTTTAAAGCGGTGGACGTACAGTGGAACAACGCTCAAAACATAAACAGCAGCAGCCCGTCAATGATGGCTCCAAACCCTTGGCCTGACAACTCCCCGTGGAGAAATTGA
- the LOC139965545 gene encoding CCR4-NOT transcription complex subunit 10-like isoform X2, with amino-acid sequence MADKKSGSNNNHEEKELSQAARKEFEAKNFSACMDKLKILSTMSQTNPKVQHNMCVCHFHQSGFQHVENLKKGLKQVYNMVQVDPDNAPSVEDTDHAVLFFNQAVILYHQRQHNQAIKILEKLFQVIEPLEDKLALQVLLLLAEACLCTQQPDKALRPLSYIDKQMTSSKQGGDKTEGKESKETDSDFVSLCERNKAKIHQLKTKCYLQLKHMRFCKRELKSVMTSSSSGHPSAALFLKSNFEYERGNYKKAIKLLTGAHHESDHWQTGESVPVMYYNNLGCVHFYMGKYHLSCHYAKKALSENADAVQVLIKKSSQRRTSRPLHTMGFSRHYELLYNAGIQLLHAGRPLAAFDSLIETVQVYSTNPRLWLRLAECCIAAHQGTPGPESVSKGIPDANRHGIVKSVIGSGPHRRVVINQGVTEKKYSNEVKSAAIPVASLEFGSLCLCNALSLLPSKITLPADSFSSTSLSSDPSDVSDSSSTSTGAKTTTPLMGTSGAPPGPPLKAHEILNLRCSVLACSSYVSLVLGDNVVALQHAKDLLAIPGLAGSLKFLGHLYAAEALVHLNRITDALQHLSADNAHDVSVIYPASPEQERDKDRSDKSDGASGDGTDSQEVHGSRVRQSHPSTSESAKATVLINLASSLALCGEWDKARKCIMKACSLLPIHEMPQEALFLAIYLELQSGNIPAALQMIKKQQIIPQFKAVDVQWNNAQNINSSSPSMMAPNPWPDNSPWRN; translated from the exons ATGGCAGACAAAAAGAGTGGATCTAATAATAACCATGAAGAAAAGGAACTTTCACAAGCAGCCCGAAAAGAGTTTGAGGCCAAGAACTTTTCAGCTTGCATGGACAAGCTCAAAATTTTAAGCACCATGTCACAGACTAATCCAAAGGTACAGCACAACATGTGTGTCTGCCATTTCCATCAATCAGGATTTCAACATGTAGAAAACTTGAAGAAGGGTCTCAAACAAGTTTATAATATG GTTCAGGTTGATCCAGATAATGCTCCATCTGTAGAAGATACAGATCATGCTGTCCTCTTCTTCAATCAAGCAGTCATTCTCTATCATCAAAGACAACACAACCAGGCTATAAAGATTCTGGAGAAGCTCTTCCAAGTTATCGAACCTCTCG AGGACAAGCTGGCGTTGCAGGTTCTTCTACTGTTAGCCGAGGCTTGTTTGTGTACACAACAGCCAGACAAGGCCCTCAGACCTCTCAGTTACATTGACAAACAGATGACCAGTAGTAAACAAGGCGGGGATAAGACCGAG GGTAAAGAAAGTAAAGAGACAGACTCGGACTTTGTGTCGTTGTGTGAGAGGAACAAAGCAAAAATTCACCAG CTCAAGACCAAATGTTACCTGCAGTTGAAACACATGAGGTTTTGTAAACGTGAACTCAAGTCAGTTATGACATCATCGTCCTCTGGG CACCCATCAGCTGCTCTCTTTCTGAAGAGCAACTTTGAATACGAGAGGGGCAACTACAAGAAAGCCATCAAGCTGTTAACGGGTGCTCATCACGAGTCGGACCACTGGCAGACCGGGGAATCCGTACCGGTCATGTATTATAACAATCTAGGATGTGTACATTTTTACATGGGAAAATATCATCTCTCGTGCCACTATGCCAAGAAGGCCTTATCGGAGAACGCAGACGCTGTGCAAGTATTGATTAAGAAATCGA GCCAAAGGAGGACGAGTCGACCCTTACACACGATGGGCTTCAGCCGTCACTATGAGTTACTCTACAACGCGGGCATTCAGTTACTGCACGCAGGAAGGCCCCTAGCAGCTTTTGACAGCTTGATTGAAACCGTTCAGGTGTATTCAACTAATCCCAGGCTCTGGCTACGACTGGCGGAATGCTGCATAGCAGCTCACCAAGGAACGCCT GGACCAGAGTCTGTGTCTAAAGGGATACCCGATGCCAACAGGCATGGTATCGTGAAGAGTGTCATAGGATCAGGACCACACAGAAGGGTTGTCATCAATCAAGGTGTCACAGAGAAGAAATACAG cAATGAAGTCAAATCTGCTGCCATTCCTGTGGCATCGCTGGAGTTTGGTTCCTTGTGTCTCTGTAATGCTCTATCTCTGCTGCCCTCTAAGATCACTTTACCGGCGGATTCATTCTCCTCTACCAGCCTGTCCAGCGATCCTTCCGATGTGTCAGATAGCAG TTCAACAAGCACTGGAGCTAAGACCACCACCCCATTGATGGGTACCTCAGGGGCACCTCCTGGTCCTCCTCTGAAGGCACATGAAATTCTGAATCTGAGATGTTCTGTGCTGGCCTGCAGTTCGTACGTCTCGTTAGTCTTGGGGGATAATGTGGTCGCTCTTCAGCATGCCAAGGATCTGCTGGCCATACCAGGCTTAGCTGGATCACTAAA ATTCCTTGGTCATTTATATGCAGCAGAGGCACTGGTTCACCTCAATAGAATTACCGATGCTCTTCAACATCTGTCTGCTGATAATGCTCATGATGTATCTGTTATCTACCCTGCCTCTCCTGAACAAG AGAGAGATAAAGACAGGTCGGATAAAAGTGATGGAGCTAGTGGAGATGGGACCGACTCTCAGGAAGTGCATGGGTCAAGGGTCAGACAAAGTCACCCTTCTACTTCTGAATCTGCCAAGGCAACAGTTTTGATTAATCTGGCCAGTTCTCTAGCTTTATGTGGCGAATGGGACAAGGCTCGCAAATGCATAATGAAG GCATGCAGCTTACTGCCAATCCATGAAATGCCCCAGGAAGCTTTATTCTTGGCTATCTACCTCGAACTGCAAAGCG GAAATATTCCAGCGGCTCTCCAGATGATAAAGAAACAGCAAATAATTCCGCAGTTTAAAGCGGTGGACGTACAGTGGAACAACGCTCAAAACATAAACAGCAGCAGCCCGTCAATGATGGCTCCAAACCCTTGGCCTGACAACTCCCCGTGGAGAAATTGA